A single Mangrovimonas sp. YM274 DNA region contains:
- a CDS encoding radical SAM/SPASM domain-containing protein yields MITEIKNYAQSQAQPTEASKTQTYRHSIISGWPMKLVHFKLKLTLLKIAVTCYKNPFDWFRALRYLVALRRRFLGNYRLQKMAYVNGEYFMSLYTPGWDTDIYKQFIASQLHDFKPLDRGFANRFNTVFLSITKKCALQCEHCYEWEHLNKKDTLSDVDLIKIVGKLQEQGVSQIQLLGGEPLLQMETMIKLLAAANTQRTNFWIVTSGFKLTNVNAKRLKKAGLKGVIVSLDHHRPEAHNAFRHFKDAYYWVEQALANAKSEGLVTALSLCATKTFISEANLLEYMLLAKEFEVSFVQLLEPKAVGHYAQKEVSLDKAHIAILEDFFLKMNFGPNHKDMPILSYHGYYQRRQGCFSAGQKGMYIDSDGDMNACPFCHKKTGKVLDVNYENHLEILKAEGCPTYPST; encoded by the coding sequence ATGATCACTGAAATTAAAAACTACGCACAGTCTCAGGCCCAGCCAACAGAGGCTTCTAAAACCCAAACTTATAGGCATTCCATAATTTCAGGATGGCCAATGAAATTGGTGCATTTTAAACTGAAATTAACCCTCCTAAAGATAGCTGTGACATGCTATAAAAATCCTTTTGATTGGTTCCGGGCGCTGCGTTATTTGGTAGCACTAAGACGGCGTTTTTTGGGAAACTACAGATTACAAAAGATGGCTTATGTAAATGGAGAGTATTTTATGAGCTTGTATACTCCCGGATGGGATACTGATATTTATAAACAATTTATAGCCTCTCAACTGCATGATTTTAAACCCTTGGATAGAGGTTTTGCAAATAGGTTTAATACAGTCTTTTTGTCGATTACTAAAAAATGTGCATTGCAATGTGAGCATTGTTATGAATGGGAGCACTTGAATAAAAAGGACACTTTATCTGATGTGGACTTGATTAAAATTGTGGGGAAATTGCAAGAGCAGGGAGTAAGTCAAATTCAATTGTTGGGAGGGGAGCCCCTACTTCAAATGGAGACCATGATTAAGTTGTTGGCAGCTGCCAATACACAACGTACCAATTTTTGGATAGTCACCTCAGGCTTTAAACTCACAAATGTAAATGCAAAACGCTTGAAAAAGGCTGGGTTAAAAGGGGTCATTGTGAGTTTAGATCATCACAGGCCAGAAGCCCATAATGCATTCCGACATTTTAAAGATGCCTATTATTGGGTGGAACAAGCTTTGGCCAATGCCAAATCTGAAGGTCTGGTCACTGCTTTGTCGCTTTGCGCCACAAAAACATTCATTTCTGAAGCTAATTTATTGGAATATATGTTATTAGCAAAGGAGTTTGAGGTGTCTTTTGTTCAATTATTGGAGCCTAAAGCAGTTGGGCATTATGCGCAAAAAGAGGTAAGTCTTGACAAAGCGCATATTGCTATTTTGGAAGATTTCTTTTTGAAAATGAATTTTGGTCCAAATCACAAAGACATGCCCATTTTGAGCTATCATGGATATTACCAACGTAGACAAGGCTGTTTTAGTGCCGGACAGAAGGGAATGTATATTGATAGCGATGGTGATATGAATGCCTGCCCGTTTTGCCACAAGAAAACAGGTAAGGTGTTGGATGTAAATTATGAAAACCATTTAGAAATTTTAAAAGCTGAAGGGTGTCCCACATATCCTTCAACTTAA
- a CDS encoding prolipoprotein diacylglyceryl transferase: protein MEHFVGSPQVLFQLCYFLAFLLIFCVVLYKSIKRGYHLRSVLLMMTTISLFTVLGSRLFTIPLEDWIRAINSHSSNFNNRSAIGGLFFGFLGLLVSQRIFGFGRFILNLYAWICPIALGIIKLGCFFNGCCYGIPSNGMWSVQYAKGTHAHFNHWSAGQIAPEALASLSVHPVQLYESVLLVLIGYLVWKTHKKWQKPLSALLFGLSLFFMMRFGIEFFRDPTGSQFSTLYYAGLRTYQWSMLAYGMIAGSVLWFYERYKGSDWLGGRENSPFLHADFLYIVFISVCLYSFRNLFSTYELLVIWVKFFPAIVLSVYYLYTENRLKPYRMAISVLLLMPLFVFAQTIPTHKTAIKTYHRVDVGGSFGDFANTVRYNPQQGECGTTYDSEDYRQTYQVGGLGYSYIKEKNNKTLRLGANVHGGMVKSTNLTNNNTEKDFVFGLNPFVTYDGKWLGGGVGFQLGSLRVNKHQFYDATNIEDAQKEYVFLPEVHARFGPRKYVDIDYNYGFLFPSPYPTIYHRSSIGSSFGLSPDYSLRYGYIWNLETSYLSLETLITKNMGVRLMYIFKEHYREHNTGPGLLNDEVGGKFLFSVNYRFGESIGQAKAKD from the coding sequence ATGGAACATTTTGTAGGTAGTCCCCAGGTGCTTTTTCAGTTATGTTATTTTTTAGCATTCTTGCTCATTTTTTGTGTGGTGCTCTATAAAAGTATCAAACGAGGGTATCATTTAAGATCGGTCCTTTTAATGATGACGACGATTTCGTTGTTTACGGTTTTAGGCTCTCGGCTGTTTACCATTCCTTTGGAAGATTGGATCAGAGCTATCAATTCCCATTCCTCAAATTTTAATAATCGGTCGGCCATAGGAGGGCTGTTTTTCGGTTTTTTGGGACTGTTAGTGTCCCAACGAATTTTCGGATTTGGACGTTTTATATTGAATTTATATGCCTGGATTTGCCCCATAGCTTTAGGAATTATTAAGCTGGGATGTTTCTTTAATGGTTGTTGCTATGGTATTCCGTCCAATGGGATGTGGTCGGTTCAATATGCCAAGGGAACCCATGCCCATTTTAACCATTGGAGTGCGGGACAGATTGCTCCAGAAGCCTTGGCGTCTTTATCGGTGCATCCTGTGCAACTTTATGAGAGTGTCTTGTTGGTTTTGATAGGCTATCTTGTTTGGAAAACCCATAAAAAATGGCAAAAGCCCCTAAGTGCCTTGTTGTTTGGACTGTCCCTGTTTTTTATGATGCGTTTTGGGATTGAATTTTTTAGGGATCCTACTGGCTCTCAGTTCAGCACTTTGTATTATGCGGGCTTGCGAACCTATCAATGGAGTATGTTGGCTTATGGTATGATTGCCGGAAGCGTCTTATGGTTTTACGAACGTTACAAAGGTAGCGATTGGCTAGGGGGTCGGGAAAATTCGCCATTTCTGCACGCCGATTTTTTGTATATCGTATTCATTTCCGTTTGTCTATATAGTTTTAGGAACCTGTTTTCAACTTATGAACTTTTGGTAATTTGGGTGAAGTTTTTCCCTGCCATCGTACTTTCAGTTTATTATCTCTATACAGAAAACAGGTTAAAACCTTACAGAATGGCCATAAGTGTGCTGTTATTGATGCCTTTATTTGTTTTTGCCCAAACCATCCCAACCCATAAAACTGCTATTAAAACCTACCATCGAGTGGATGTAGGAGGCTCGTTTGGTGATTTTGCAAATACGGTTAGGTACAACCCGCAACAGGGGGAATGTGGTACCACCTACGACTCTGAGGATTACAGACAAACCTATCAGGTTGGAGGGCTTGGCTATTCCTATATAAAGGAAAAAAATAACAAAACGCTTAGGCTAGGCGCCAATGTTCATGGAGGCATGGTGAAAAGCACCAATTTGACAAACAATAACACAGAAAAGGATTTTGTCTTTGGACTAAACCCCTTTGTGACTTATGATGGCAAGTGGCTAGGAGGAGGGGTTGGCTTTCAATTGGGAAGTTTAAGAGTTAATAAACATCAATTTTATGATGCCACAAATATTGAAGATGCCCAAAAGGAATATGTGTTTTTGCCTGAGGTGCATGCTCGATTTGGTCCACGAAAATATGTGGATATTGATTATAATTACGGCTTTCTGTTTCCTTCTCCATACCCTACAATATACCATAGATCAAGTATAGGAAGTAGTTTTGGTTTAAGTCCCGATTATAGTTTACGATATGGGTATATTTGGAATTTGGAAACCAGCTATTTATCATTAGAAACCTTGATTACCAAAAATATGGGAGTACGCCTTATGTATATTTTTAAGGAACACTACAGGGAACACAATACTGGCCCTGGACTTTTGAATGATGAAGTTGGGGGTAAGTTTTTATTTTCGGTAAACTACCGTTTTGGTGAAAGTATCGGTCAAGCAAAGGCAAAGGATTGA
- a CDS encoding T9SS type A sorting domain-containing protein translates to MRKITLCFLLFLISLPNWSQQSVAREWNEELLSAIRIDLARPTVHARNLFHSSIIMYDAWAIFDDVAETVFLGKTFGGYECPFDGVSTPTDVAAARHEIISYAMFRLLSHRFENAPNSSTSEAAFLAHFTDLGYDPEFVSTDYSGGSYAALGNYLAEQMIAFGLQDGSNEADGYSSEFYAPVNDPLILDLYEDNSGINPNHWQPLAFDVYIDQSGNVFPLTTPTFVGPEWGQVTPFALKSDDLDILNDGFDCYVYNDPGSPWYIQESNEDGINDPYKWSFSLVASWSSHLDPADETMIDISPASIGNFDSADFPETLAEFQEFYDFMEGGDASTGHDLNPATNLPYEPQMVKRADYARVLAEFWADGPASETPPGHWFTILNYVSDHPDLEKKLGGEGEILDDLEWDVKSYLALGGTVHDCAINTWGIKGYYDYIRPISAIRYMASKGQSTDASLPSYDPHGLPLIDGRIELIEVGDPLAGDNDENVGKIKVYAWKGPDFIENPDTDIAGVDWILGTHWWPYQRPSFVTPPFAGYLSGHSTFSRGAAETMTLLTGDEFFPGGMGTFDLIENEFLVFEEGPSQNMTLQWATYRDASDQTSLSRIWGGIHPPIDDIGGRIIGEQLGPEAFAKALTYFNGEALSTDPVSDVPSIKLFPVPFHDQLTVQHGYAETLQLKLFSMDGKQVLSRTLQAHETATLSLEQLATGMYLAKFYNSRNTPVLVKKVVKN, encoded by the coding sequence ATGAGAAAAATTACGCTCTGTTTTTTATTGTTTTTGATTTCCTTACCAAACTGGTCGCAGCAATCTGTGGCACGTGAGTGGAATGAAGAACTCCTATCGGCAATCCGTATTGATTTGGCAAGACCAACCGTACATGCCAGGAACCTATTTCACTCTTCCATAATAATGTATGATGCCTGGGCTATTTTTGATGATGTGGCCGAAACCGTCTTTTTAGGGAAGACTTTTGGAGGGTATGAATGCCCTTTTGATGGGGTTTCTACTCCTACCGATGTGGCTGCTGCCAGACATGAAATCATTAGTTATGCCATGTTTCGCTTATTAAGTCATCGTTTTGAAAATGCACCAAACAGTAGTACTAGTGAAGCTGCTTTTTTAGCCCATTTCACGGATTTGGGGTATGATCCTGAATTTGTTTCAACCGATTATAGTGGAGGTTCTTATGCTGCTTTGGGTAATTATTTGGCAGAACAAATGATTGCCTTTGGACTCCAAGATGGATCCAATGAGGCAGATGGCTATTCAAGTGAATTTTACGCACCTGTTAATGATCCATTGATTTTGGATTTATATGAAGATAACAGTGGTATCAACCCTAACCATTGGCAACCTCTGGCTTTTGACGTGTATATTGACCAAAGTGGCAATGTTTTTCCTTTAACCACGCCAACTTTTGTAGGTCCAGAATGGGGTCAAGTAACACCTTTTGCCTTAAAAAGTGATGATTTAGACATTTTAAATGATGGTTTCGATTGTTATGTTTACAATGATCCGGGATCACCTTGGTACATCCAAGAATCCAATGAAGACGGAATCAACGACCCTTATAAATGGAGTTTTTCATTGGTAGCGTCATGGTCTTCTCATTTAGACCCTGCCGATGAAACTATGATTGATATTTCTCCGGCCAGTATTGGTAATTTTGACAGTGCCGACTTTCCCGAGACGTTAGCTGAATTTCAAGAATTCTATGATTTTATGGAAGGTGGTGATGCTAGCACCGGTCATGATTTAAATCCAGCCACTAACCTTCCCTACGAACCACAAATGGTAAAGCGTGCTGATTACGCAAGGGTTTTAGCCGAGTTTTGGGCAGATGGACCAGCCTCTGAAACACCTCCAGGACATTGGTTTACCATTTTAAATTATGTGAGCGACCATCCAGATTTAGAAAAGAAATTGGGTGGTGAAGGTGAAATTTTGGATGATTTGGAGTGGGATGTAAAAAGTTACTTGGCTTTAGGGGGTACCGTACACGACTGTGCCATAAATACATGGGGAATTAAAGGCTATTATGACTATATCAGACCGATCTCGGCCATTCGTTACATGGCCTCTAAGGGACAGAGTACTGATGCCTCTTTACCTAGTTATGATCCACATGGCTTACCTTTAATTGATGGGAGAATTGAATTGATAGAAGTTGGCGACCCATTGGCAGGAGATAATGATGAAAATGTTGGAAAAATAAAGGTTTATGCTTGGAAAGGTCCTGATTTTATTGAAAATCCAGATACTGATATTGCAGGTGTGGATTGGATTTTGGGAACCCATTGGTGGCCATACCAACGCCCTTCCTTTGTAACACCGCCTTTTGCAGGGTATTTATCCGGCCACTCTACCTTCTCTAGAGGGGCTGCCGAAACCATGACCTTGTTAACGGGTGATGAATTTTTCCCTGGAGGAATGGGGACTTTCGATCTTATTGAAAATGAGTTTTTGGTGTTTGAAGAAGGACCTTCACAAAACATGACGTTACAATGGGCTACCTATAGAGACGCTTCCGATCAAACAAGTTTATCGCGAATTTGGGGCGGTATCCACCCTCCTATCGATGATATTGGGGGGAGAATCATTGGGGAGCAATTGGGGCCAGAAGCTTTCGCCAAAGCACTTACCTATTTTAATGGTGAAGCGTTGTCAACAGATCCTGTAAGCGATGTTCCTAGCATTAAATTATTTCCAGTGCCGTTTCATGATCAGTTAACTGTACAGCATGGATATGCGGAAACATTGCAATTGAAATTGTTCAGTATGGATGGAAAACAAGTATTGTCCAGAACACTTCAGGCTCATGAAACAGCTACCCTGTCTTTGGAGCAATTGGCTACAGGCATGTATTTGGCCAAGTTTTATAATTCCCGAAACACACCTGTATTAGTTAAAAAAGTGGTAAAAAATTAG
- a CDS encoding OmpA family protein produces MRKFSIVILTAIALTSCVSKKKYLALEKDNGELKSELTKTKVENEELEAQFAAIQARVDQYNARINSLSEESDAKMVSVEGVVISEDQKAQMREMLKNVPPAYLADAKTLKDSMNAAISYNVRSNVTNIDETEDVSMNIEGTVVMISIADELLFRSGSFNISNDADHILKKLADVINSEPSVEVMVEGHTDSQSISTVKVSDNWELSVLRAASVVKKLQNEFDVAPEKLIAAGRSFYQPLTDNDTAENRAINRRTRILILPNLDKFFALISAEE; encoded by the coding sequence ATGAGAAAATTTTCTATTGTAATACTTACAGCCATTGCATTGACCTCTTGTGTGTCCAAAAAGAAATATTTGGCACTTGAAAAAGATAACGGAGAGTTAAAAAGTGAATTGACAAAAACCAAGGTTGAAAACGAGGAATTGGAAGCGCAATTTGCCGCTATTCAAGCCCGTGTAGACCAATATAATGCTAGAATCAATTCCCTATCCGAAGAAAGTGATGCCAAAATGGTGTCTGTAGAAGGTGTGGTTATTTCAGAAGACCAAAAAGCACAAATGCGCGAAATGTTGAAGAACGTCCCTCCTGCCTATTTGGCCGATGCCAAAACCTTGAAGGACTCCATGAACGCCGCCATTTCCTATAATGTAAGAAGCAATGTTACCAATATTGATGAAACTGAAGATGTTAGCATGAATATTGAAGGAACTGTGGTAATGATTTCTATTGCAGATGAGCTATTGTTTAGATCTGGTAGCTTTAATATTAGCAATGATGCCGACCATATTTTGAAAAAATTGGCAGATGTAATCAATTCAGAACCAAGTGTTGAAGTAATGGTTGAAGGTCATACAGATTCTCAATCTATTAGCACGGTAAAAGTATCAGATAACTGGGAACTTAGTGTATTGCGTGCCGCTTCTGTAGTGAAAAAGTTACAGAATGAATTTGATGTAGCACCAGAAAAGCTTATTGCTGCCGGACGTAGTTTTTACCAACCTCTAACCGATAATGATACTGCAGAAAATAGAGCTATTAACAGAAGAACCCGAATTTTAATCCTTCCTAATTTGGATAAGTTCTTTGCATTGATATCGGCAGAAGAATAA
- a CDS encoding sterol desaturase family protein, whose amino-acid sequence MFYGFSHTEIWIIGTILFILRYVLIAGVFFYLFYVLKKTRFSKFKIQKQFPLKTQIKREQFYSLLTFLIYGCSLWLFVFWVEKGYTQSYSDLKEFGLVYFVVSILIMVFIHDTYFYWTHRLIHHSKFFKHIHKVHHGFTSPTPWAAFAFHPWEAIISLGFIPIILFVIPHHQWALVVFITFLTLYNVVIHLGYSIPKLKQFKILNTPDAHDFHHLKSKMNYGLYFTFWDRLMGTYYEG is encoded by the coding sequence ATGTTTTATGGGTTTTCACATACCGAGATTTGGATTATTGGAACTATTTTGTTCATCCTTCGTTATGTACTGATTGCAGGTGTCTTTTTTTATCTGTTTTATGTCTTGAAAAAAACGAGATTTTCTAAGTTTAAAATCCAAAAGCAATTTCCTCTGAAAACTCAAATTAAACGCGAACAGTTCTATTCATTGCTTACGTTTCTAATTTATGGATGTAGTCTTTGGCTTTTTGTGTTTTGGGTTGAAAAGGGATATACTCAGTCCTATAGTGATTTAAAAGAATTTGGATTGGTATACTTTGTTGTAAGTATTCTTATCATGGTCTTTATTCACGATACCTATTTTTATTGGACCCATAGATTAATTCATCATTCAAAATTTTTTAAGCATATTCATAAGGTACACCATGGTTTTACCAGTCCAACACCATGGGCGGCATTTGCCTTTCATCCATGGGAAGCTATAATCTCTTTGGGATTCATACCAATAATATTGTTTGTCATTCCTCATCATCAATGGGCTTTAGTAGTTTTTATTACATTTTTAACGCTTTATAATGTTGTGATTCATTTGGGGTATTCAATCCCTAAACTGAAACAATTTAAAATTCTGAATACTCCCGATGCCCACGATTTTCATCATCTTAAGTCTAAGATGAATTATGGCTTGTATTTTACTTTTTGGGATCGGCTTATGGGAACGTATTATGAAGGTTGA
- a CDS encoding winged helix-turn-helix domain-containing protein produces the protein MMIKLNYKVTLLLLSLLFVACSESVEEHSPERIKVGLREAGHQLLLQSGDSSSRVLPVVALDASTYELSFEQALQIVPDSLVAIVERSLERAELSDRYLVEVLQCEDAEVAYSYEMWLEGEQGIVPCQGRVLPQSCYRIHVKFIEGERTNSNLVWLWLLPVIVLGVLGWWFFGRKHSVVSEPAATKEVPLGRFMFYPEQHKLVTPATEISLSKKECELLELFVERPNQVISRDELSKRVWEDHGVVVGRSLDTYISKLRKKLQDDERIQLVNIHGVGYKLETM, from the coding sequence AATTATAAAGTGACATTGTTGCTACTCAGTCTACTTTTTGTAGCCTGTTCCGAATCTGTTGAAGAACATTCTCCTGAACGCATAAAAGTAGGCTTACGCGAGGCAGGACACCAATTGTTGTTGCAATCTGGCGATTCCAGTTCCCGAGTGCTTCCTGTGGTAGCTTTGGACGCTTCTACTTATGAACTCTCCTTTGAACAGGCTTTACAAATTGTACCCGATAGTTTGGTGGCCATTGTAGAGCGCAGTTTGGAACGTGCAGAACTTTCAGATCGTTATTTGGTAGAAGTACTGCAGTGTGAAGATGCAGAAGTAGCCTATAGCTATGAGATGTGGCTGGAGGGGGAGCAGGGAATCGTACCGTGTCAAGGTCGGGTGCTCCCTCAATCTTGTTATAGGATCCATGTGAAGTTTATAGAAGGAGAAAGGACGAACTCTAATTTGGTTTGGTTATGGCTACTTCCAGTAATTGTTTTAGGCGTTTTGGGTTGGTGGTTCTTCGGACGAAAACACTCAGTGGTTTCAGAGCCTGCCGCCACCAAGGAAGTGCCTTTGGGGCGTTTTATGTTTTATCCAGAACAGCACAAATTGGTAACGCCTGCCACCGAAATAAGCCTTTCCAAAAAGGAATGCGAACTGTTGGAGCTGTTTGTGGAGCGCCCTAACCAAGTGATTAGCCGTGATGAACTTAGCAAACGTGTTTGGGAAGACCATGGGGTGGTCGTGGGGCGCAGTTTGGATACCTATATTTCCAAACTTCGTAAGAAACTACAGGATGATGAACGGATTCAGCTTGTCAATATTCATGGGGTGGGATATAAATTGGAGACGATGTAA
- a CDS encoding DMT family transporter translates to MWMYLGLLAALFLGLHNLCKKHAVQGNEVYPVLFGTVFSGFIFIAAFYVLALINPEAALNKGFNFQEIPWQTHGFIFIKSSIMASSWVLAYQALKHLPITIVTPIRSAGPFFTFIGAIVIYKESPNMFQWMGFFLIIFSVMLYSRIGKKEGIHFKRNKWIFAIIAATFLGASSGLYDKFLIQSLELNPQTLQFWFCLYTLLILSIILGLTWFPYPSKRQAFKFRWSIVGVGVLLQAADYFYFKALQDPEALIMLLSAIKRSQILIAVVVGGLIFKEKNKRKKLVPLIGIMTGVFLILYS, encoded by the coding sequence ATGTGGATGTATTTAGGATTATTGGCGGCGCTCTTTTTGGGCTTACACAACTTATGTAAAAAACACGCCGTACAGGGGAATGAAGTGTACCCTGTACTTTTTGGGACGGTATTTAGTGGATTTATCTTTATAGCAGCCTTTTATGTGCTGGCACTTATAAATCCTGAAGCGGCCTTAAACAAAGGTTTTAACTTTCAGGAAATTCCTTGGCAAACCCATGGTTTTATTTTTATCAAATCAAGCATCATGGCCAGTTCTTGGGTCTTGGCCTATCAGGCTTTAAAACATTTACCCATTACCATTGTAACCCCCATACGTTCTGCAGGACCATTTTTTACCTTTATTGGGGCTATCGTAATTTATAAAGAGAGCCCAAATATGTTTCAATGGATGGGGTTCTTCCTTATTATATTCTCGGTGATGCTCTATTCCAGGATTGGAAAAAAGGAAGGGATTCATTTCAAAAGGAACAAATGGATTTTTGCCATTATAGCCGCAACTTTTTTAGGGGCCAGCAGTGGATTGTATGATAAATTCCTCATTCAAAGTTTGGAGCTCAATCCGCAAACCCTGCAATTTTGGTTCTGCCTTTATACCCTACTCATTTTAAGCATCATCCTAGGCCTGACATGGTTTCCTTACCCCTCAAAACGTCAAGCCTTTAAATTTAGATGGTCTATTGTTGGGGTTGGTGTCCTCTTGCAGGCCGCCGATTATTTTTATTTCAAAGCTCTTCAAGATCCCGAAGCACTCATCATGTTATTGTCTGCTATCAAGCGCAGCCAGATACTCATTGCTGTGGTGGTTGGAGGCCTCATCTTCAAAGAGAAAAACAAGCGTAAAAAACTGGTACCTTTAATAGGCATCATGACGGGGGTCTTCCTGATTTTGTATTCATAA